From Coffea arabica cultivar ET-39 chromosome 9c, Coffea Arabica ET-39 HiFi, whole genome shotgun sequence, one genomic window encodes:
- the LOC140014338 gene encoding E3 ubiquitin-protein ligase WAV3-like isoform X1, with protein sequence MVGGGGGGGGASRKLKKAAKKILSQTCASFSWTTTSNTSTNQTSHVNVLPDTPSNALHVSSDSTCCYLCKPSITSPRPICSNGTSDQAVSTTNTTISASKSICTICLDPLNCSSGSNPCPAIFTAQCSHAFHFACISSNVCHGSMTCPICRAHWTQLPRNLDSHCSLQSNQSDPILQILDDSIASFRVHRRSFLLSAHYDDDDPVEPDHASDHQRLHISLLPFHLAHPDIHLCAHTNSGVSVGHSRDISLQHQLTSPSHLMVQSSVVPAEHPATAGQYPFACTSTRAYLCVRLEHQPATDLVLVASPNGPHLRLMKQAMALVIFSLRAVDRLAIVTYSSAAARMFPLKRMTSYGKRTALQVIDRLFHTGPANPIVGLKKGVKVLSDRVYRNPESCILHLSDGPTRSYHSFSTEVPVRIYRFHVGFGFGTLNGFVMHEFEEFLARMLGGAIKEIRLKIKEDARVIKLGELRGGEERRIPLILRKCGHVCVEYSYVDSGIDECSKTGEIVVGIPDQSERNDGLDSVASMGGRTSSAESWDYHDSFMARRWAKHLHGNRPLYPTIYSS encoded by the exons ATGgtgggaggaggaggaggaggaggaggagcatCTCGGAAATTGAAGAAGGCCGCCAAGAAGATACTTTCCCAAACATGCGCCTCCTTTTCCTGGACCACCACTTCTAATACCAGTACAAACCAAACCTCCCATGTCAATGTCCTCCCCGACACCCCCTCCAATGCTCTCCAT GTATCTTCCGATTCAACCTGCTGCTACCTTTGTAAGCCCTCAATTACCTCTCCGCGCCCAATCTGCTCCAATGGGACCTCAGACCAAGCAGTTTCCACCACCAACACTACTATTTCTGCTAGTAAG AGCATTTGTACGATCTGTCTGGATCCTTTGAATTGCAGCTCAGGCAGCAACCCGTGCCCAGCTATATTCACCGCACAATGCTCTCATGCATTTCACTTTGCCTGCATCTCTTCCAATGTTTGCCATGGTAGCATGACCTGCCCAATTTGCCGTGCCCATTGGACACAGCTTCCTCGTAATTTAGATTCACATTGCTCCCTCCAAAGCAACCAGTCTGATCCCATTCTCCAGATCCTTGATGACTCTATTGCTAGTTTTCGGGTTCACAGACGCTCCTTTCTACTCTCTGCTCACTATGATGACGATGATCCAGTAGAGCCTGACCATGCATCAGACCATCAGCGTCTCCACATCTCTTTGTTACCTTTCCATCTAGCTCATCCTGACATTCACTTGTGCGCACATACGAATTCTGGGGTTAGTGTAGGTCATTCTCGTGATATTTCATTACAGCATCAATTGACTAGTCCCTCACATTTGATGGTACAATCATCAGTTGTACCAGCAGAGCATCCTGCCACAGCTGGACAGTACCCTTTTGCTTGTACTTCAACAAGAGCTTATCTTTGTGTAAGATTAGAACATCAACCAGCAACTGATTTGGTCTTAGTTGCCAGCCCCAACGGGCCACACCTGAGGCTAATGAAACAAGCCATGGCATTGGTGATCTTCTCACTGCGAGCCGTGGACCGTTTGGCCATTGTCACCTACTCTTCTGCAGCTGCACGCATGTTTCCCCTCAAGCGCATGACTTCCTATGGGAAAAGAACAGCATTACAAGTCATTGATCGGCTTTTTCATACAGGACCTGCAAATCCAATTGTAGGCCTAAAGAAAGGGGTGAAAGTACTCAGTGATCGTGTCTACAGAAACCCGGAGTCTTGTATTCTGCACCTCTCGGATGGTCCGACCAGGTCCTACCATAGCTTCAGCACAGAAGTTCCCGTGAGAATATATCGCTTTCATGTAGGGTTTGGTTTCGGCACTTTGAATGGATTTGTCATGCACGAGTTTGAGGAATTTCTTGCCAGAATGCTGGGCGGGGCAATCAAGGAGATACGGCTAAAAATCAAGGAGGATGCTCGGGTTATAAAGCTTGGAGAACTAAGGGGCGGTGAAGAAAGAAGGATACCACTAATATTGCGAAAATGTGGGCATGTCTGCGTGGAATATAGCTACGTTGACAGTGGAATTGATGAATGCAGCAAGACTGGGGAAATTGTAGTCGGGATTCCAGATCAAAGTGAAAGGAATGACGGCTTAGATTCTGTTGCGAGCATGGGTGGGAGGACAAGCAGTGCGGAGAGCTGGGACTACCATGACTCTTTCATGGCTAGAAGATGGGCAAAGCATTTGCACGGAAACAGGCCACTGTATCCTACCATATATTCATCATAG
- the LOC140014338 gene encoding E3 ubiquitin-protein ligase WAV3-like isoform X2 yields the protein MVGGGGGGGGASRKLKKAAKKILSQTCASFSWTTTSNTSTNQTSHVNVLPDTPSNALHSICTICLDPLNCSSGSNPCPAIFTAQCSHAFHFACISSNVCHGSMTCPICRAHWTQLPRNLDSHCSLQSNQSDPILQILDDSIASFRVHRRSFLLSAHYDDDDPVEPDHASDHQRLHISLLPFHLAHPDIHLCAHTNSGVSVGHSRDISLQHQLTSPSHLMVQSSVVPAEHPATAGQYPFACTSTRAYLCVRLEHQPATDLVLVASPNGPHLRLMKQAMALVIFSLRAVDRLAIVTYSSAAARMFPLKRMTSYGKRTALQVIDRLFHTGPANPIVGLKKGVKVLSDRVYRNPESCILHLSDGPTRSYHSFSTEVPVRIYRFHVGFGFGTLNGFVMHEFEEFLARMLGGAIKEIRLKIKEDARVIKLGELRGGEERRIPLILRKCGHVCVEYSYVDSGIDECSKTGEIVVGIPDQSERNDGLDSVASMGGRTSSAESWDYHDSFMARRWAKHLHGNRPLYPTIYSS from the exons ATGgtgggaggaggaggaggaggaggaggagcatCTCGGAAATTGAAGAAGGCCGCCAAGAAGATACTTTCCCAAACATGCGCCTCCTTTTCCTGGACCACCACTTCTAATACCAGTACAAACCAAACCTCCCATGTCAATGTCCTCCCCGACACCCCCTCCAATGCTCTCCAT AGCATTTGTACGATCTGTCTGGATCCTTTGAATTGCAGCTCAGGCAGCAACCCGTGCCCAGCTATATTCACCGCACAATGCTCTCATGCATTTCACTTTGCCTGCATCTCTTCCAATGTTTGCCATGGTAGCATGACCTGCCCAATTTGCCGTGCCCATTGGACACAGCTTCCTCGTAATTTAGATTCACATTGCTCCCTCCAAAGCAACCAGTCTGATCCCATTCTCCAGATCCTTGATGACTCTATTGCTAGTTTTCGGGTTCACAGACGCTCCTTTCTACTCTCTGCTCACTATGATGACGATGATCCAGTAGAGCCTGACCATGCATCAGACCATCAGCGTCTCCACATCTCTTTGTTACCTTTCCATCTAGCTCATCCTGACATTCACTTGTGCGCACATACGAATTCTGGGGTTAGTGTAGGTCATTCTCGTGATATTTCATTACAGCATCAATTGACTAGTCCCTCACATTTGATGGTACAATCATCAGTTGTACCAGCAGAGCATCCTGCCACAGCTGGACAGTACCCTTTTGCTTGTACTTCAACAAGAGCTTATCTTTGTGTAAGATTAGAACATCAACCAGCAACTGATTTGGTCTTAGTTGCCAGCCCCAACGGGCCACACCTGAGGCTAATGAAACAAGCCATGGCATTGGTGATCTTCTCACTGCGAGCCGTGGACCGTTTGGCCATTGTCACCTACTCTTCTGCAGCTGCACGCATGTTTCCCCTCAAGCGCATGACTTCCTATGGGAAAAGAACAGCATTACAAGTCATTGATCGGCTTTTTCATACAGGACCTGCAAATCCAATTGTAGGCCTAAAGAAAGGGGTGAAAGTACTCAGTGATCGTGTCTACAGAAACCCGGAGTCTTGTATTCTGCACCTCTCGGATGGTCCGACCAGGTCCTACCATAGCTTCAGCACAGAAGTTCCCGTGAGAATATATCGCTTTCATGTAGGGTTTGGTTTCGGCACTTTGAATGGATTTGTCATGCACGAGTTTGAGGAATTTCTTGCCAGAATGCTGGGCGGGGCAATCAAGGAGATACGGCTAAAAATCAAGGAGGATGCTCGGGTTATAAAGCTTGGAGAACTAAGGGGCGGTGAAGAAAGAAGGATACCACTAATATTGCGAAAATGTGGGCATGTCTGCGTGGAATATAGCTACGTTGACAGTGGAATTGATGAATGCAGCAAGACTGGGGAAATTGTAGTCGGGATTCCAGATCAAAGTGAAAGGAATGACGGCTTAGATTCTGTTGCGAGCATGGGTGGGAGGACAAGCAGTGCGGAGAGCTGGGACTACCATGACTCTTTCATGGCTAGAAGATGGGCAAAGCATTTGCACGGAAACAGGCCACTGTATCCTACCATATATTCATCATAG
- the LOC140014338 gene encoding E3 ubiquitin-protein ligase WAV3-like isoform X3: MLSMYLPIQPAATFVSPQLPLRAQSAPMGPQTKQFPPPTLLFLLSICTICLDPLNCSSGSNPCPAIFTAQCSHAFHFACISSNVCHGSMTCPICRAHWTQLPRNLDSHCSLQSNQSDPILQILDDSIASFRVHRRSFLLSAHYDDDDPVEPDHASDHQRLHISLLPFHLAHPDIHLCAHTNSGVSVGHSRDISLQHQLTSPSHLMVQSSVVPAEHPATAGQYPFACTSTRAYLCVRLEHQPATDLVLVASPNGPHLRLMKQAMALVIFSLRAVDRLAIVTYSSAAARMFPLKRMTSYGKRTALQVIDRLFHTGPANPIVGLKKGVKVLSDRVYRNPESCILHLSDGPTRSYHSFSTEVPVRIYRFHVGFGFGTLNGFVMHEFEEFLARMLGGAIKEIRLKIKEDARVIKLGELRGGEERRIPLILRKCGHVCVEYSYVDSGIDECSKTGEIVVGIPDQSERNDGLDSVASMGGRTSSAESWDYHDSFMARRWAKHLHGNRPLYPTIYSS, translated from the exons ATGCTCTCCAT GTATCTTCCGATTCAACCTGCTGCTACCTTTGTAAGCCCTCAATTACCTCTCCGCGCCCAATCTGCTCCAATGGGACCTCAGACCAAGCAGTTTCCACCACCAACACTACTATTTCTGCTA AGCATTTGTACGATCTGTCTGGATCCTTTGAATTGCAGCTCAGGCAGCAACCCGTGCCCAGCTATATTCACCGCACAATGCTCTCATGCATTTCACTTTGCCTGCATCTCTTCCAATGTTTGCCATGGTAGCATGACCTGCCCAATTTGCCGTGCCCATTGGACACAGCTTCCTCGTAATTTAGATTCACATTGCTCCCTCCAAAGCAACCAGTCTGATCCCATTCTCCAGATCCTTGATGACTCTATTGCTAGTTTTCGGGTTCACAGACGCTCCTTTCTACTCTCTGCTCACTATGATGACGATGATCCAGTAGAGCCTGACCATGCATCAGACCATCAGCGTCTCCACATCTCTTTGTTACCTTTCCATCTAGCTCATCCTGACATTCACTTGTGCGCACATACGAATTCTGGGGTTAGTGTAGGTCATTCTCGTGATATTTCATTACAGCATCAATTGACTAGTCCCTCACATTTGATGGTACAATCATCAGTTGTACCAGCAGAGCATCCTGCCACAGCTGGACAGTACCCTTTTGCTTGTACTTCAACAAGAGCTTATCTTTGTGTAAGATTAGAACATCAACCAGCAACTGATTTGGTCTTAGTTGCCAGCCCCAACGGGCCACACCTGAGGCTAATGAAACAAGCCATGGCATTGGTGATCTTCTCACTGCGAGCCGTGGACCGTTTGGCCATTGTCACCTACTCTTCTGCAGCTGCACGCATGTTTCCCCTCAAGCGCATGACTTCCTATGGGAAAAGAACAGCATTACAAGTCATTGATCGGCTTTTTCATACAGGACCTGCAAATCCAATTGTAGGCCTAAAGAAAGGGGTGAAAGTACTCAGTGATCGTGTCTACAGAAACCCGGAGTCTTGTATTCTGCACCTCTCGGATGGTCCGACCAGGTCCTACCATAGCTTCAGCACAGAAGTTCCCGTGAGAATATATCGCTTTCATGTAGGGTTTGGTTTCGGCACTTTGAATGGATTTGTCATGCACGAGTTTGAGGAATTTCTTGCCAGAATGCTGGGCGGGGCAATCAAGGAGATACGGCTAAAAATCAAGGAGGATGCTCGGGTTATAAAGCTTGGAGAACTAAGGGGCGGTGAAGAAAGAAGGATACCACTAATATTGCGAAAATGTGGGCATGTCTGCGTGGAATATAGCTACGTTGACAGTGGAATTGATGAATGCAGCAAGACTGGGGAAATTGTAGTCGGGATTCCAGATCAAAGTGAAAGGAATGACGGCTTAGATTCTGTTGCGAGCATGGGTGGGAGGACAAGCAGTGCGGAGAGCTGGGACTACCATGACTCTTTCATGGCTAGAAGATGGGCAAAGCATTTGCACGGAAACAGGCCACTGTATCCTACCATATATTCATCATAG
- the LOC113707845 gene encoding uncharacterized protein isoform X2, which produces MFCFSGCSVRMDRICCALQPVPLADFFGQLELGYIFFVCFNLGLTELLLLARLNRNCGSSSFFSLDKSAFDWTVLVQVIEADCVKIARDGDLPRFLHRFAFGDLQGIKISAVVFDDDIAIVHGRLLPFRKYYISNAEVRDIPELVGTGLYSFYWVIDKGTIIQAAVGSGELALPFYLELRSFHYFHFVVDTDIFIR; this is translated from the exons ATGTTCTGCTTCTCCGGGTGCTCCGTTCGAATGGATCGG ATTTGTTGTGCCCTTCAACCCGTTCCCCTCGCCGACTTCTTTGGCCAGCTTGAGCTTGGTTACATCTTCTTCGTTTGTTTTAATCTCGGCCTCACGGAGCTTCTCTTACTGGCTCGTCTGAATCGTAACTGTGGTTCCTCCTCGTTTTTTTCCC TTGATAAGTCTGCATTTGATTGGACTGTACTGGTTCAAGTTATCGAAGCTGATTGTGTGAAGATTGCTCGGGATGGGGATTTACCCAGGTTTCTTCATCGATTTGCGTTTGGTGACTTGCAG GGTATCAAGATCTCTGCAGTTGTCTTTGATGATGACATTGCTATTGTCCATGGCCGTCTTTTGCCATTTAGGAAGTATTACATATCAAATGCAGAGGTCCGTGACATTCCTGAACTTGTGGGAACTGGCCTGTATTCATTTTATTGGGTTATCGACAAGGGAACTATTATCCAAGCAGCTGTTGGTTCAGGGGAGTTGGCCCTTCCTTTCTATCTTGAACTGCGCTCTTTTCACTACTTTCACTTTGTGGTTGACACAGATATTTTCATAAGATAG
- the LOC113707845 gene encoding uncharacterized protein isoform X1 yields MTIGMLHHGCVFRNCPNSNTVWLWPFCLRVFSSDFSFPFSQICCALQPVPLADFFGQLELGYIFFVCFNLGLTELLLLARLNRNCGSSSFFSLDKSAFDWTVLVQVIEADCVKIARDGDLPRFLHRFAFGDLQGIKISAVVFDDDIAIVHGRLLPFRKYYISNAEVRDIPELVGTGLYSFYWVIDKGTIIQAAVGSGELALPFYLELRSFHYFHFVVDTDIFIR; encoded by the exons ATGACAATTGGCATGCTTCATCATGGCTGTGTCTTCCGAAATTGTCCGAATTCCAACACGGTTTGGTTGTGGCCTTTTTGTCTTAGGGTTTTCTCATCTGATTTCTCATTTCCATTTTCACAGATTTGTTGTGCCCTTCAACCCGTTCCCCTCGCCGACTTCTTTGGCCAGCTTGAGCTTGGTTACATCTTCTTCGTTTGTTTTAATCTCGGCCTCACGGAGCTTCTCTTACTGGCTCGTCTGAATCGTAACTGTGGTTCCTCCTCGTTTTTTTCCC TTGATAAGTCTGCATTTGATTGGACTGTACTGGTTCAAGTTATCGAAGCTGATTGTGTGAAGATTGCTCGGGATGGGGATTTACCCAGGTTTCTTCATCGATTTGCGTTTGGTGACTTGCAG GGTATCAAGATCTCTGCAGTTGTCTTTGATGATGACATTGCTATTGTCCATGGCCGTCTTTTGCCATTTAGGAAGTATTACATATCAAATGCAGAGGTCCGTGACATTCCTGAACTTGTGGGAACTGGCCTGTATTCATTTTATTGGGTTATCGACAAGGGAACTATTATCCAAGCAGCTGTTGGTTCAGGGGAGTTGGCCCTTCCTTTCTATCTTGAACTGCGCTCTTTTCACTACTTTCACTTTGTGGTTGACACAGATATTTTCATAAGATAG
- the LOC113707845 gene encoding uncharacterized protein isoform X4 has protein sequence MTIGMLHHGCVFRNCPNSNTVWLWPFCLRVFSSDFSFPFSQICCALQPVPLADFFGQLELGYIFFVCFNLGLTELLLLARLNRNCGSSSFFSLDKSAFDWTVLVQVIEADCVKIARDGDLPRFLHRFAFGDLQGIKISAVVFDDDIAIVHGRLLPFRKYYISNAEMS, from the exons ATGACAATTGGCATGCTTCATCATGGCTGTGTCTTCCGAAATTGTCCGAATTCCAACACGGTTTGGTTGTGGCCTTTTTGTCTTAGGGTTTTCTCATCTGATTTCTCATTTCCATTTTCACAGATTTGTTGTGCCCTTCAACCCGTTCCCCTCGCCGACTTCTTTGGCCAGCTTGAGCTTGGTTACATCTTCTTCGTTTGTTTTAATCTCGGCCTCACGGAGCTTCTCTTACTGGCTCGTCTGAATCGTAACTGTGGTTCCTCCTCGTTTTTTTCCC TTGATAAGTCTGCATTTGATTGGACTGTACTGGTTCAAGTTATCGAAGCTGATTGTGTGAAGATTGCTCGGGATGGGGATTTACCCAGGTTTCTTCATCGATTTGCGTTTGGTGACTTGCAG GGTATCAAGATCTCTGCAGTTGTCTTTGATGATGACATTGCTATTGTCCATGGCCGTCTTTTGCCATTTAGGAAGTATTACATATCAAATGCAGAG ATGTCATGA
- the LOC113707845 gene encoding uncharacterized protein isoform X3 codes for MAVSSEIICCALQPVPLADFFGQLELGYIFFVCFNLGLTELLLLARLNRNCGSSSFFSLDKSAFDWTVLVQVIEADCVKIARDGDLPRFLHRFAFGDLQGIKISAVVFDDDIAIVHGRLLPFRKYYISNAEVRDIPELVGTGLYSFYWVIDKGTIIQAAVGSGELALPFYLELRSFHYFHFVVDTDIFIR; via the exons ATGGCTGTGTCTTCCGAAATT ATTTGTTGTGCCCTTCAACCCGTTCCCCTCGCCGACTTCTTTGGCCAGCTTGAGCTTGGTTACATCTTCTTCGTTTGTTTTAATCTCGGCCTCACGGAGCTTCTCTTACTGGCTCGTCTGAATCGTAACTGTGGTTCCTCCTCGTTTTTTTCCC TTGATAAGTCTGCATTTGATTGGACTGTACTGGTTCAAGTTATCGAAGCTGATTGTGTGAAGATTGCTCGGGATGGGGATTTACCCAGGTTTCTTCATCGATTTGCGTTTGGTGACTTGCAG GGTATCAAGATCTCTGCAGTTGTCTTTGATGATGACATTGCTATTGTCCATGGCCGTCTTTTGCCATTTAGGAAGTATTACATATCAAATGCAGAGGTCCGTGACATTCCTGAACTTGTGGGAACTGGCCTGTATTCATTTTATTGGGTTATCGACAAGGGAACTATTATCCAAGCAGCTGTTGGTTCAGGGGAGTTGGCCCTTCCTTTCTATCTTGAACTGCGCTCTTTTCACTACTTTCACTTTGTGGTTGACACAGATATTTTCATAAGATAG